CCGCCGCGCGCCCGCGCTCGGTGAACTCGAGCGAACCGTTCCTCTGGATCACGAGCCCGCTCTCGGTCATGCCCTGAAGCGTGCGGCGGTTGTCGACCACGTCGGGCACCTGCACGCGGCGGGCTTCGGGAAGGCGGCCTTCTTCGGACAACGTCCACATCTGGACCAGCACCTCGTCGTAGCGCCGTTCGATCTCCTGATCGCTGACGGTGAGGTCCACCAGTCGGCCGTGCGACAGCTCGACGCGGCGATCCGCCAGGTTCCCGACCTTCGCCGCGTGAGTCACGGTCACCAGCGTGTGGCCTTCGGCGTGCAGGCCGCGCAACAGTTCGAGCACGCGATCCTCGTTCTCGGCGTCGAGGTTGCCGGTCGGCTCGTCGGCCAGGATCAGGCGCGGCCGATTGATGAGCGCGCGCGCGATGCACACGCGCTGCTGCTCGCCGCCCGAAAGGCGCGAAGCCAGGTGTCCGGCGCGCTCGCGCAGTCCGACGCGCTCGAGCGCGCGCTCGGCTTCGCCGGCGTCGGACACCGAGTGGTAGTGCTGTGCCACCATCACGTTCTCGAGCGCGGTGAGGTAGGGAAAGAGATGGAACTGCTGGAAGATGATGCCGACCTTCTCGCGCCGGAAACGCACGCGCGCCGCCTCGCTCATGCGCGTGAGATCCTCGCCGGCGACCTCGACCCGACCCTCGGTGGGGCGATCGAGCGCGCCGAGCAGGTTGACCAGCGTGCTCTTCCCCGAGCCCGACGGTCCCATCACGGCGAGCCACTCGCCGGCGCGGATCTCGAGATCCACCTGATCGAGCGCGCGCAGGGCACCGTAATGTCGCGACACCCGTTCGAGGCGAACCAGCACGCTCAAGTCATTCCCCCTTCAGCACCCGCGCCGGCTCGACCGCCAGCGCCATCCGAATCGGGCCGAACGAAGCCGCCGCGGCCACCAGCAGCGCGAGCCCCAGCACCATCGGCGGCACCTCCCAGCGAACCGCGATCGAGGCGTGGAACACCTCGCGACCAATCAGTTCGGCGAAGCCGAGCCCGATCAGCCACCCGGCGAGCCCTCCGAGCAAGCCGATGACCGCGGACTCGCCGCACAGCACCCGCACGATGTCGCTGTGAGCCGCGCCCAGCGCCTTCATCAGCGCGATGTCGCGCCGCCGCTCGAACGCCAGGTCCATGAGCGTCCCGAACGCGCACAGCCCGGCCGCCAGCAGTGCCGCCAGCGTCACCATCGCCATGAGTCGCTTCATGCGTGCGAGCAGGCCGGCTTCGGTGTCCGACAAAGCGTGAAGCGGGAGCACCTGGAACTCGCCGGCACGATCGAGCGCG
This genomic window from Candidatus Sulfotelmatobacter sp. contains:
- a CDS encoding ATP-binding cassette domain-containing protein produces the protein MLVRLERVSRHYGALRALDQVDLEIRAGEWLAVMGPSGSGKSTLVNLLGALDRPTEGRVEVAGEDLTRMSEAARVRFRREKVGIIFQQFHLFPYLTALENVMVAQHYHSVSDAGEAERALERVGLRERAGHLASRLSGGEQQRVCIARALINRPRLILADEPTGNLDAENEDRVLELLRGLHAEGHTLVTVTHAAKVGNLADRRVELSHGRLVDLTVSDQEIERRYDEVLVQMWTLSEEGRLPEARRVQVPDVVDNRRTLQGMTESGLVIQRNGSLEFTERGRAAARDLVRRRRLAEVLFSSAMRLSSEEMELAACRMEHIIDREVTNSICTFLGHPRRCPHGRPIPPGHCCELPIIS